A window from Ictalurus furcatus strain D&B chromosome 16, Billie_1.0, whole genome shotgun sequence encodes these proteins:
- the pbdc1 gene encoding protein PBDC1, translating into MDTGEVLASLGVEGAAAAAHALSLPAEAYGNDAQLEVMWAMKAYNHAEVYFNLISSVDPKFLKLTKTDDLIYSKFREDFPDFDLKILDPELLKSAEAKEKWRPFCNHFEGLVEDFNYGTLLRLDCEKDYTEENTIFATRIQFFAIEIARNREGYNNVVHNTSVKAKQPSKTKEQS; encoded by the exons ATGGACACGGGAGAAGTCCTCGCGTCTCTG GGTGTGGAAGGAGCTGCAGCCGCGGCAcatgcgctctctctccccGCCGAGGCCTACGGGAATGAT GCTCAGTTGGAGGTGATGTGGGCGATGAAGGCCTACAATCATGCAGAAGTTTACTTCAAT CTCATTTCTTCTGTGGACCCGAAATTTCTGAAACTCACAAAAACAGACGACTTGATCTATTCCAAGTTTAGGGAAGACTTTCCAGACTTTGATCTCAAGATTCTGGATCCAGAACTGCTCAAGTCAGCAGAAGCGAAAGAG AAATGGAGGCCTTTTTGTAACCACTTTGAAGGCCTGGTTGAAGACTTTAACTACGGTACGTTACTGCGTCTGGACTGCGAGAAGGACTACACAGAGGAGAACACGATATTCG CCACCAGAATCCAGTTCTTTGCCATTGAGATTGCGAGAAACCGAGAAGGTTACAACAATGTGGTGCACAACACCAGTGTGAAGGCGAAACAGCCTTCGAAGACGAAAGAGCAGAGTTAA